From the genome of Streptacidiphilus sp. PB12-B1b:
CTGTATGCGATCACCTGGGGCGCGGTCCAGCAGGTCTCCTGGGACTGGTGGTCCACCTACGCGGACGAGGCGTGGGCGGTGCTGCCCGAGCAGTACCGGCAGGCGGGCACGGTCAACGGCATCGACCTGGGCGCCCTCACCGCCGACCTCAAGCAGGTCTGACGCTCCGTCATCAATGGTTAGGGAAGGGGCAGCTGCGCCCGCCACCGGGCCGACGCCGCCGGTCCGGCCGGGTCACTCGACGGCCGGCAGCTCCGGCAGCGGGAACCCGGCCACGGCGAACACCCGGCGGGGCTGCGGGCGCAGGCCGCCGATCCGCAGCAGCGCCCCGGCCTCCCGGCAGCGCTGCCGCAGATCGGTGACGAAGGCCAGTCCGCTGGTGTCCATGAAGGGGACACCGGTGAAGTCCACCCGAACCTCCCGGACCTCCCGGACGCCGCGCGAGACCTCCGCGGCCGCCAGGACGATCGTGGCAGTCGCGGCCGTGCCCCGCTTCCGTCGGATGACTCAATCCCCGACCGTTCCGCGCGGCGGGACGGCGACGGCCCGGACGGCCGATGTGTTGCGCCGGTGTACCACTTGGGCGGAAACTGAGACGAGGTCAGCTGCCCGCCTCTACTCTCCGGTTCTAGCCGAGTCGTGAAGACTCGATGAAGACGGAGGGAACTTAGTGAAAAGGACCCGGATGCTCGCCGGGCTGGCGGCGCTCGCGCTGGTCGGCTCGACGGCGTTGGCGTTAGCCCCGGCCGCGACCGCCGCGCCGGACGCGCCCATCGCGTTCACCTCGAACAACCTCTCCACCTGGCAGACCAACGGCGTGGTCTGGGCGCTGGCCCAGACGGGGGGCACGGTCTTCGCCGGCGGGAGCTTCACCGCCATCCGGCCTCCGGGGTCCGCGATCGGGACCAACGAGACGCCTGCCGCCAACTTCATGGTGCTGGACGCCGCCACCGGCGTGCCCACCGGCTGCGGCCTCAACTTCACCATCAGCAGCGGCACCGCGACCATCCGGGCGCTGGCGGTCTCCCCCGACGGCCGGACCCTCTACGTCGGCGGCTACTTCGACCACGTCAACGGCGTCTACGTGAACAGCCTGGTGGCGATCGACATCGCCACCTGCTCGCTGGTCCCGACCTTCCACCCGCAGGTCAACGCAACGGTCAGAACCATCCTGCCGACCAGCACCGGCGTCTACATCGGCGGCGACTTCACCTCGGTCGACGGGACGGCCCGCCAGCACCTGGCCGAGGTCACCACGGTCGGCGACACCGCCCCGGGCTCGCTGCTGTCCTGGGCGCCGACGACCGACCTGACCGTGCGCTCGATGGTGCTCTCGCCGGACGGCACCGACCTGGTGGTCGGCGGTGACTTCTTCACCCTCAACGGCGCCGACTCGCACGCCCTGGGCATCGTCGACCCGGTCACCGGGGCGACCATCAAGGACTACCCGCTGGGCTTCATCGAGCAGAACTCCGTGGTCAAGGACCTGGCGACGGACGCCACCGGCTTCTACACCGCCAACGAGGGCACCGGCGGCGGGGTCTTCGACGGCCGCATCGCCATCGACTGGTCCACCCTGAACCAGCGTTGGCGTGACACCTGCCTCGGCGCGACCCAGGCCGTCCTGGTCTACGACAACGTGCTGTACGCCGGTTCGCACACCCATGACTGCTCCAGCATGGGCGAACAACCGGACGGGCGGCGGCAGCACCTGATCGCCGAGACCACCAGCAGCGGCATGGAGTACCCCTGGTACCCGGACACCAACGACGGCCCGAGCCCCAACGTCGCCCCGCCGGGCCTGCCCACGGTGGAGGAGATCGGGCCCCGGGCGATGACCGTGGCCACCGAGAACAACCAGCCCTACCTCTGGGTCGCGGGCGAGTTCACCACCGTCAACGGCAGCCCGCAGCAGGGCCTGACCCGCTTCGGCGACGGCCCCGACCTGGCCGCGCCCAGCGTGCCCGCGATCACCAGCTCCGCCACCACCGCCGGTACCGTGCAGCTGCGTTGGCGGACGGCCACCGACACCGACGACGGCACGCTCACCTACAAGCTGTACCGGGACGGCGGCAGCACGCCCGTCTGGACCGGCACCGGCAGCTCCTACTGGTGGTCGCGGCCGCAGCTGTCGTACCTCGACACCGGCCTGGTGCCCGGCAGTTGGCACACCTACCGGGTGACCGCCGGCGACGGCACCAACACCACCACCTCGCCGACGTACACCATCCGGGCTGCTCCGGCCACGCTGCCGTACGCCAGCCAGGTGCTCGCCGACGGGGCCCAACTGTACTGGCGGTATGACGAGGCGTCAGGAAGCTTCATCGGTGACACTTCGTCAGCGAACCAGAACGGCTACTTCAACGGCGGCGGCACCTGGCGCGACGGCACCGGCGCGATCGCCGGGGACGCCAGCACCGCGCTGGGGCTGAACGGCACCAGCGGCTTCGTCTACGACGAGACCGCGCAGCCCAGTCCGGCCACCTTCAGCATCGAGACCTGGTTCAAGACCAGCACCACCAGCGGCGGCGTGCTGGTCGGCTTCGGCGACAAGCAGACGGCCGCCTCCGGCAACTACGACAAGCACATCTACATGACCAACAGCGGCCAGCTGGTCTTCGGCACGTACAGCGGCGGCACCCAGACGGTGATCACGCCGAACGCGTACAACGACGGCCAGTGGCACTACGCCGTCGCCACCCAGGGGCCGGGCGGCATGGCCCTGTACGTGGACGGCAGCCGGGTCGGCAGCAACACCTCGGCCACCGCCAACCAGCAGTACCAGGGCTACTGGCACGTGGGCGCGGACAGCCTGGGCGGCTGGCCCGACCAGCCGAGCAGCAGCTACTTCCAGGGCATCGTCGACGAGACCGCCGTCTACCCGGGCGTGCTGACGCCCACGCAGGTCGCCACCCACTACACCCTGGCCGGCGGCACCGTGGCCGTGCCGCCGACGCCCTCCGACAGCTACGGCAAGGCCGTCTACAACGACGCGCCGAGCAGCTACTGGCGGCTGGACGAGACCAGCGGCACCACCGCCGCCGACGCCTCCAACAACGGCAACACCGCCGCCTACGGCACCGGGGCGACCCTCGGCGCACCGGGCGCGCTGCCCACCGGGGACGGCACCGCAGTGACCCTGGACGGCGCCTCGGACGGCATCGTCAGCGCCAACAACTCCTCGGCCTCGCCCAGCTCCTACTCCACCGAGCTGTGGTTCAGGACCACCACCGCCGTCGGCGGCAAACTCATCGGCTTCGGCAACAGCCAGACCGGGTTGTCGGGCAACTACGACAAGCACGTCTACATGACCGACAGCGGCCAGCTGGTCTTCGGCACCTGGAACGGCTCGGCGGACACCATCACCTCGTCCGGCGCCTACAACGACGGCGCCTGGCACTACCTGGTGGCCACCCAGGGCGCGTCCGGCATGGCGCTGTACGTCGACGGCACGCTGGTGGGCACCAACCCGACCACCACCAGCCAGGCGTACAACGGGTACTGGCGGGTCGGCGGGGACAACCTCAACGGCTGGCCCAACCAGCCGGACAGCGACTGGTTCGCCGGGTCGATCGACGAGGTCGCGGTGTACCCGACGGCGCTGACCGCCGCGCAGGTGGCCGCGCACTACGCGGCCGCGACGCACTAGCGCAACGCCTCGGCGGGGGACGCCGGTTGGCCGGCCCATAGCGACCGGCGTCCCCACGCGGCAAGCCGTACAACTCAGCCAAATTCCGGCTACTTCCAAGAGAAGCGCATATGTACTGACCAAGTACAGATATCTTCAGACGACGCATCGCGTGACGTGAACATGCGGGTACCACGGGTCCACAACACCTGCGGGGGGAAACTTGCGATCGATCGATGCCTCAGCCACGGCGACACAGCACCATCCGGACGACGCGAACCGGCCATCTCGGCCCGCCGCCTCCGATCGCCGGCCGGACGGTCCGAAAACCGCCGTCCTCGGGGACGCGCTCGGCGCACTGCTGCCCATGGGACTGGTCCTCAGCCTCCAGCACGAGGCCGCCCACTCCTGGCTGGTGGCCCTGGTCACCGCCGTGGCCTGGGTCGGCGTGGGGCTGGCCCGCGGCCGCTACACCCGGCACAGCCTCGGCG
Proteins encoded in this window:
- a CDS encoding STAS domain-containing protein, translated to MRRKRGTAATATIVLAAAEVSRGVREVREVRVDFTGVPFMDTSGLAFVTDLRQRCREAGALLRIGGLRPQPRRVFAVAGFPLPELPAVE
- a CDS encoding LamG domain-containing protein codes for the protein MKRTRMLAGLAALALVGSTALALAPAATAAPDAPIAFTSNNLSTWQTNGVVWALAQTGGTVFAGGSFTAIRPPGSAIGTNETPAANFMVLDAATGVPTGCGLNFTISSGTATIRALAVSPDGRTLYVGGYFDHVNGVYVNSLVAIDIATCSLVPTFHPQVNATVRTILPTSTGVYIGGDFTSVDGTARQHLAEVTTVGDTAPGSLLSWAPTTDLTVRSMVLSPDGTDLVVGGDFFTLNGADSHALGIVDPVTGATIKDYPLGFIEQNSVVKDLATDATGFYTANEGTGGGVFDGRIAIDWSTLNQRWRDTCLGATQAVLVYDNVLYAGSHTHDCSSMGEQPDGRRQHLIAETTSSGMEYPWYPDTNDGPSPNVAPPGLPTVEEIGPRAMTVATENNQPYLWVAGEFTTVNGSPQQGLTRFGDGPDLAAPSVPAITSSATTAGTVQLRWRTATDTDDGTLTYKLYRDGGSTPVWTGTGSSYWWSRPQLSYLDTGLVPGSWHTYRVTAGDGTNTTTSPTYTIRAAPATLPYASQVLADGAQLYWRYDEASGSFIGDTSSANQNGYFNGGGTWRDGTGAIAGDASTALGLNGTSGFVYDETAQPSPATFSIETWFKTSTTSGGVLVGFGDKQTAASGNYDKHIYMTNSGQLVFGTYSGGTQTVITPNAYNDGQWHYAVATQGPGGMALYVDGSRVGSNTSATANQQYQGYWHVGADSLGGWPDQPSSSYFQGIVDETAVYPGVLTPTQVATHYTLAGGTVAVPPTPSDSYGKAVYNDAPSSYWRLDETSGTTAADASNNGNTAAYGTGATLGAPGALPTGDGTAVTLDGASDGIVSANNSSASPSSYSTELWFRTTTAVGGKLIGFGNSQTGLSGNYDKHVYMTDSGQLVFGTWNGSADTITSSGAYNDGAWHYLVATQGASGMALYVDGTLVGTNPTTTSQAYNGYWRVGGDNLNGWPNQPDSDWFAGSIDEVAVYPTALTAAQVAAHYAAATH